From a region of the Xanthomonas rydalmerensis genome:
- a CDS encoding RHS repeat domain-containing protein, producing the protein MTDGAGNTIHYTLDPSGNRAKEDIKDASGNLTHTLSRLYNRIGQLATQATAEADPTDFSYDDNGNVQLVTDALKHKTQADYDPLNRVKQTTQDVGGIAAKTQFDYDALDRIAKVTDPKGLATVYQYNGLGNLLKLTSPDTGVTSYTYNNAGDMVTQTDARGTKTSYLYDALGRLTKTNYADKALIATYTYDASENVCAAGETFALGRLSKLQDGSGTTQYCYDRFGRVVRKVQTTNGNAFALRYAYTKGGRLSQVTYPDGAVVDYVRNALGQPTEVGVTPAGGVRQKLLSGATYYPFGPSAGWTYGNGRPLQRVLDKNYRPLAIQDGRKDGLNIGFGFDAAGNLTALTAPGNTAPVVKLGYDNLNRLTAFKDGPTGTLIDGYSYDATGNRLSAQVNGASQTYTYPTDSHRLASVAGAARSYDAAGNTTAIDGTARTFAYDATGRMSQATRNGTLAMEYRYNERGEQVRRFLGTNNTYTVYDEAGHWMGDYDTNGKAVQQAIWLDDLPVGVLAGAALNYVQPDHLGTPRAVIDSARDVAIWAWDIKGEAFGTTQPNQDPDNDGTAFVFNLRFPGQRYDSATGLNQNYFRDYDAGAGRYGQSDPVGLGGGLNTYAYSESSPFANSDPYGLTIVVPPWWSISSPKPALTPRPITAPIDPAIPVPGTSSNDPLGEYCQSLARRIENTKKEIYEKRYPDLGKDPNPLPWRIGPGEKLRDTIRGHEKLLNRRLRELRQLEDEYDQKCRIVACT; encoded by the coding sequence GTGACCGATGGTGCCGGCAACACCATCCACTACACGCTGGATCCGTCGGGCAACCGGGCCAAGGAAGATATCAAGGACGCGTCGGGCAACCTCACGCATACGCTATCGCGTCTCTACAACCGAATTGGCCAGTTGGCGACGCAGGCCACGGCCGAAGCCGATCCGACCGACTTCAGCTACGACGACAACGGCAACGTGCAGTTGGTCACCGACGCGCTCAAGCACAAGACCCAGGCCGACTACGATCCGCTCAACCGGGTCAAGCAGACCACGCAAGACGTGGGCGGCATCGCCGCCAAGACCCAGTTCGACTACGACGCGCTGGACCGCATCGCGAAGGTCACCGATCCCAAGGGCCTAGCCACGGTCTACCAATACAACGGCCTGGGCAACCTGTTGAAGCTGACCAGCCCCGACACCGGCGTGACCAGCTATACCTACAACAATGCCGGCGACATGGTCACGCAGACCGATGCGCGCGGGACCAAGACCAGCTATCTCTACGATGCGCTGGGGCGCCTGACCAAGACCAACTATGCCGACAAGGCGCTGATCGCCACCTACACCTATGATGCCAGCGAGAACGTGTGCGCGGCCGGGGAAACCTTCGCGCTGGGCCGCTTGAGCAAGTTGCAGGACGGCAGTGGCACGACCCAGTATTGCTACGACCGGTTCGGGCGCGTGGTGCGCAAGGTGCAGACCACCAACGGCAATGCGTTCGCGCTGCGCTACGCCTACACCAAGGGTGGCCGCCTCAGCCAGGTGACCTATCCGGACGGCGCCGTTGTCGACTACGTGCGCAACGCCCTGGGACAGCCCACGGAGGTGGGCGTCACGCCCGCCGGCGGCGTGCGTCAAAAACTGCTGAGCGGCGCGACTTACTACCCGTTCGGCCCCAGCGCTGGCTGGACTTATGGCAACGGCCGTCCGTTGCAGCGCGTGCTGGACAAGAACTACCGCCCGCTGGCGATCCAGGACGGCCGCAAGGATGGCCTGAACATCGGCTTTGGCTTCGATGCGGCGGGCAACCTCACTGCGCTGACCGCGCCGGGCAACACCGCACCCGTGGTGAAGTTGGGCTATGACAACCTGAATCGGCTGACCGCCTTCAAGGATGGCCCGACCGGCACGCTGATCGATGGCTACAGTTACGACGCCACCGGCAATCGCCTCAGCGCCCAGGTCAACGGCGCCAGCCAGACCTACACCTATCCAACCGACAGCCACCGCCTGGCGAGCGTGGCTGGCGCAGCGCGCAGCTACGATGCCGCGGGCAACACCACGGCCATCGATGGCACGGCCCGCACGTTCGCCTACGACGCGACGGGGCGCATGAGCCAAGCCACGCGCAATGGCACGTTGGCGATGGAGTATCGCTACAACGAGCGGGGCGAGCAGGTGCGCCGCTTCCTCGGCACCAACAACACCTACACTGTCTACGACGAAGCCGGCCATTGGATGGGCGACTACGACACCAACGGCAAGGCGGTCCAGCAGGCGATCTGGCTCGATGACCTGCCGGTGGGGGTGCTGGCGGGGGCCGCACTGAACTACGTGCAGCCGGACCACCTAGGCACGCCACGGGCGGTGATCGACTCGGCGCGAGACGTTGCCATCTGGGCTTGGGACATCAAGGGCGAGGCCTTCGGCACTACGCAGCCGAATCAGGATCCGGACAACGACGGCACTGCGTTCGTGTTCAACCTGCGGTTCCCGGGTCAGCGTTACGACAGCGCAACGGGGCTCAACCAGAACTATTTCCGCGACTACGACGCTGGCGCTGGCCGGTATGGGCAGAGTGATCCAGTAGGCTTGGGAGGCGGGCTCAATACTTATGCCTATTCGGAATCCAGTCCCTTTGCTAATAGTGATCCGTATGGACTAACTATCGTTGTTCCGCCGTGGTGGTCCATATCTTCGCCGAAGCCCGCTTTGACGCCTCGCCCAATAACGGCCCCTATTGATCCGGCTATTCCGGTTCCAGGCACTTCATCCAATGACCCCTTGGGTGAATATTGCCAAAGCCTTGCGAGAAGAATCGAAAACACCAAGAAGGAGATCTATGAAAAGAGATATCCAGATCTTGGTAAGGATCCTAATCCTCTCCCTTGGCGTATAGGGCCAGGAGAGAAGTTGAGAGATACTATTCGAGGACATGAGAAGCTGCTGAATAGAAGGCTAAGGGAGTTGAGGCAGCTTGAGGACGAATATGACCAGAAGTGTCGTATAGTCGCGTGCACTTAG